GGTGCGGATCGGCCGGGGCATCACCGCCCGCGAGGGCGGGGACCTGACCCTGCTGGCCCACGGCGAGACGGTCGCCCAGGCGCTGCAGGCCGCCGAGGTGCTGGCCGCGGACCACGGCCTCGACGCCCGGGTGATCGACATGTTCACCCTCAAGCCGATCGACGAGGAGCTCATCCTGCGCTGCGCCGAGGAGACGGGGCGGTTCGTGGTGGTCGAGGACCACTTGGCCTACGGCGGTCTCGCCTCCCGCGTCTCGGACGTCCTCGTGGACCACGGCGTGCGGCTCGGGGGCTTCCGCCGGCTCGGCATCCCGCAGGTGTTCGCCGGCTTCGGCGAGGACACGGAGCTGCGGGACAAGCACGGCTACGGCCTGGCGGCCACCGTGGACGCGGCCCTCGAGGTCGCCGGCCTGAAGGGGGCCTCGGCATGAGCGCGGCGTCCGGGACGGACACCGCCACCGCCACCGCGCCGGCCGCCGGGCCGGGGGCGCCGGCGGCGCCCGGCGTGGAGACCGTCGCGGTCACGCGGATCGGCAGCCTGCGGGATCCCGACGCCGGCCGGCGCGGGGAGATCGGCGTCGTCACCCTCCCGGCGGACGAACTGGGCCCGGAGGACGTGCGCATCACCGTCGCCTATGCGGCGATCTGCGGCTCGGACCCGCACCTGGCCGAGGGGTTCTTCGGCACCGACGTGCCGATCGGCCTGGGCCACGAGGTCTCCGGCATCGTGGCCGAGCTCGGCCCCGGCGTGCGCCGCACCGACCTGGCCGTGGGGGACCGCGTCTCCGGCAACTTCGTCCGGTTCTGCGGCACCTGCCCGCCCTGCCAGGACGGCCGCCAGCAGTTCTGCGAGCACCTGGGCGAGTACAACCGGCCGGGCATGGCCCGCTCCGTGGTCTGGCACGAGTCCCAGGTGTACCGGCTGCCGGAGGGCGTGTCCCTGCTCGAGGGCTGCCTGCTGGAGCCCACCTCGGTGGCCGTGCGCATCGCGGACAAGACCCGGGTGCGTCCCGGGGACCGGGTGGCCGTCTGCGGCGGCGGGCCCATCGGGCAGCTGGTCCTGCAGCTGATGCACCGCCACGGGGCCACCGCGCTGACCATGATCGAGCCCATCGCCGAGCGCCGCGAGCTGGCCGGGCGCTTCGGCGCCCGGCACGTGGTGGACCCGACCACCGAGTCCCTCGCCGAGCGCACCCGGGAGATCACCGCGGGCGCGGGCTTCGACGTCGTGGTGGACGCCTCCGGCTCCCGGCACGCCGTGGCGGGCCTGCTGGACATCGCCGCCCCCGGCGGCACCGTGGTCTACGGGGCCATGTACCCCGAGGACTACGAGCTGCCGCTGAACCTCTCGGACCACCTCTACCGCCGCGAGCTGACCCTGACCGGGGTGTTCCTGTCCCCGTACACGTTCCCCCGGGCCGTGCGGCTGCTCGAGGAACTGGACCTGGAGCCGTTCCTGCAGGCCGTGTTCGACCTCGAGCAGGCCCCGAGGCCTTCGCCGCCCACGTCAGCGGCGAGCACCCCAAGGTGGTCATCCGCTGCAACCGGCTCGACGACGAGGGGCGCCGGCCATGAGCACCGCCGCCACCACCGCGGCGACCGGCGCGGCAGGCGCCGGCGAGCGCACCGGGGGACCCGCGCTGCGGGCCGAGGGCATCTCCAAGCACTTCGACGGCGTCGCGGCGCTGACGGAGGCCCGGCTGGAGGTCCGCCCCGGGGAGATCCACGCCCTGCTGGGGGAGAACGGGGCCGGGAAGTCGACCCTCATCAAGGTCCTCACCGGCGTGCACCGTCCCGACGCCGGCACGATCACCTCGGCCGGGGAGCCCGTCCAGTTCTCCGGGGTGCGGGACGCGCACCGGGCCGGGGTCGTGGCCCTGTACCAGGAGCTCTCGATCGTGCCGACCATCAGCGTGGCCGAGAACATCCTGCTGGGGGAGACCACCCCCACCACGGCCGGCGTGGTCCGGTGGTCCGAGGTCCGGCGCCGGGCCCAGCGGCAGCTGGACCGGCTCAACCAGCGCATCCCGGTGCGCCGGCTGGCCGGGCGGCTCTCGCCCGTGCAGCAGACCATGGTGGCGGTGGCCCGCGCGCTCGCGGCGGACGCCCGGGTGCTCATCCTCGACGAGCCCACGGCGTCCCTGACGGACACCGAGATCACGGACCTGTTCGCGGTGCTGCGCGGGCTGCGCGCCGAGGGCGTGGGCATCGTCTACGTCTCCCACCGGCTCGAGGAGGTCTTCGAGCTGTGCGACCGGGTGACGATCATGCGCAACGGCTCGACCATCACCACCCGGGACGTCGCGGACATCACGATCGACGAGGTCATCTCCACCATGGTCGGCCGCGCGCAGGGCGAGCTGTTCCCGGCGCGGGGCACGGCCACGGACCGGGCCGTCGTGGAGGTGGCCGGGCTCACCGGCCGGCGCGTGCGGGACGTGTCCCTCACGGCGCACGCCGGGGAGGTCCTCGGCATCGGCGGCCTTGCCGGCTCCGGGCGCAGCGAGCTGCTGCGGCTGCTCGCGGGCGCCCAGAGGACCACCGGGGGCACCGTCACGGTCTCCGGCCGGCAGCTGCCGGGCCGGGCCGACGTCGGCGCCGTCCTGGAGGCGGGCATGGTCCTGGTCCCCGAGGAGCGCCGGAGCCAGGGCGTGTCCCTGGCGGCCTCCATCCAAGACAACATCGCCCTGGCCAACCTGGGCGAGGTCAGCTCCGCCGGCTGGGTGTCCTCCCGCCGCGTGGCCGAGTTGGCCCGGCGCGGGATGGAGGAGCTGCGCATCAAGGCCCGCGGGCCCCGCCAGCACGTGGGCCTGCTCTCGGGCGGCAACCAGCAGAAGGTCGTCCTGGCCAAGATGCTCGCCCGCAAGCCCCGGGTCCTGCTGCTGGACGAGCCGACCCGCGGGATCGACGTGGGCACCAAGGCCGAGATCTACCGGCTCATCCGGCACCTGGCCGCCCAGGGCACCACCATCATCGCGGTCAGCTCGGAACTGCCCGAGCTGATCGGGCTGTCCGACCGGATCCTCATCCTGCACGAGGGCCGCGTCTCCGGCGAGGTGCCCGCGGAGGGCGCCGACGAGGAACTGCTCCTGACCTACTGCTACGGAAGGAAGGCCTGACATGGCCACCACCGAGACCGCCCCCGCGGCCGTCCTGCCCGAGCGCCGCCCGCCGCTGGTCCAGTTCGTCTGGCAGGGCGGGACGGTGATCGCCCTCGTGGCGCTCATCGCCGTCTTCGGCGCGCTGAGCCCCGCGGGCTTCCTGTCCCTGGGCAACCTGACGAACATCCTGGCCCAGGTGGCGATCCTGACGATCATCGCCGCCGCCCAGACCATGGTCATGGTCACCGGCCACTTCGACCTGTCCGTGGGCACCACCGCCACGCTGTCCGGGGCCAGCGCCTCGGCGCTGATGCTCGCGGGGCTGCCCGTGCCGGTGGCCATCCTGCTCGGGCTGGGCGTGGGCCTGGCGGTCGGCATGGTCAACGGCTTCCTCGTGGCCTACCTGAACATCTCGGCGATCGTGGCCACCCTGGCCACGCTGACCACCGTGGGCGGTCTCGCCTTCATCGTCACGGACGGCACCACGCTGTACGGCATGCCGGCCTCCTTCTTCTGGATCGGCCAGGCCCGGCCGCTGGGGCTGCCGCTGCCGGTGGTCTTCGCGGTGATCGTGGCCGCGCTGGTCTGGGTGGTGCTGCGCTACACCACGGTCGGCCGGCGCTGGTACGCCGTGGGCGGCAACGCCGAGGTCGCCCGGCTCTCCGGGGTCAGCGTGCGCCGCAACGTCTTCTGGGCCTTCGCCCTGGCCGGGGTGACCTCCGGCCTCGGCGGCATCGTCCTCGTCAGCCGGCTCTCCAGCGCGAGCGCCACGAGCGCCAACGACTACATGATGCTCGCCGTGGCCGCCGTGTTCCTCGGCATGACCCTCTCCGGCTCCGGCCAGGCCAACCTCGGCGGGACGCTCGTGGGCGTCGGCATCATCGGCGTCCTGCAGAACGGCCTGAACATCGTGGGCGTCAACACCTACGTGCAGCAGGTGCTCACCGGCGTCATCATCGTCGCCGCGGTGCTGCTGTCCTCCGTGAAGTCACGGCAGGCCTAGGCCGCCCAGGCCGACCGGCGGGCCAGCCGGCCCGCCGACCGGGCCCGCCGCCGTCGGGCCCGGGGGTCC
This genomic window from Citricoccus sp. SGAir0253 contains:
- a CDS encoding sugar ABC transporter ATP-binding protein, with product MSTAATTAATGAAGAGERTGGPALRAEGISKHFDGVAALTEARLEVRPGEIHALLGENGAGKSTLIKVLTGVHRPDAGTITSAGEPVQFSGVRDAHRAGVVALYQELSIVPTISVAENILLGETTPTTAGVVRWSEVRRRAQRQLDRLNQRIPVRRLAGRLSPVQQTMVAVARALAADARVLILDEPTASLTDTEITDLFAVLRGLRAEGVGIVYVSHRLEEVFELCDRVTIMRNGSTITTRDVADITIDEVISTMVGRAQGELFPARGTATDRAVVEVAGLTGRRVRDVSLTAHAGEVLGIGGLAGSGRSELLRLLAGAQRTTGGTVTVSGRQLPGRADVGAVLEAGMVLVPEERRSQGVSLAASIQDNIALANLGEVSSAGWVSSRRVAELARRGMEELRIKARGPRQHVGLLSGGNQQKVVLAKMLARKPRVLLLDEPTRGIDVGTKAEIYRLIRHLAAQGTTIIAVSSELPELIGLSDRILILHEGRVSGEVPAEGADEELLLTYCYGRKA
- a CDS encoding ABC transporter permease, giving the protein MATTETAPAAVLPERRPPLVQFVWQGGTVIALVALIAVFGALSPAGFLSLGNLTNILAQVAILTIIAAAQTMVMVTGHFDLSVGTTATLSGASASALMLAGLPVPVAILLGLGVGLAVGMVNGFLVAYLNISAIVATLATLTTVGGLAFIVTDGTTLYGMPASFFWIGQARPLGLPLPVVFAVIVAALVWVVLRYTTVGRRWYAVGGNAEVARLSGVSVRRNVFWAFALAGVTSGLGGIVLVSRLSSASATSANDYMMLAVAAVFLGMTLSGSGQANLGGTLVGVGIIGVLQNGLNIVGVNTYVQQVLTGVIIVAAVLLSSVKSRQA